A window of Hymenobacter siberiensis genomic DNA:
ACCACTGAATTACCAACTGCCCAGAAGTCAGCTTATAAGCGCCCTTATAAGTCCCGCCAGCAGCGTCGCGAAACCGACCGCCGCAAGCATGATGAATCCAGCGATGTTAAATTTTTGGTGCGCGTAGGCGTGGGCGTGGCCCTCGTGCTGGCCCTGGCCCTGGCATTTATGCTCAAGGGGGCCATGAGCCCCGCCGAGCCCGTGACTACCGGAGCGCAGCAATAGTAGCCCCGAAGCCGCTGCTATTCGTCCATCATCCCATTAAACAGGCCGCCCAATACGCCGCCGCTTTCTTTTTGGGAATTGCCGCCGCCCGGGGCCAGTGCCCGGATGAGCTTTTTGACGGGCATGGACTGCAGCCACACGCGGCCACTGCCGCGCAGGGTGGCCAGCAGTAGCCCTTCGCCACCAAATATCATGGATTTGAGGCCGCCCGCCCGGGCCACGCTGAAATCAATGCCCGGCTCGAAGGCCACCACGCAGCCGGTATCCACGCGCAGCAGCTCGTTGTTGAGGCGCTTTTCGATGATGGTGCCGCCCGCGTGCACGAAGGCTTTGCCGTCGCCGGTCAGCTTCTGCAAGATGAAGCCCTCACCGCCAAACAGGCCGGCTCCTAGTTTCTGGTTGAAGTGCAGGCTGATTTTGGTGCCCCGCGCGGCGGCCAGGAACCCATCTTTCTGCACGATGAGGCCGGCGGGCATCTCCCGCAAATCGACCGCGATGATGGTGCCGGGATAGGGAGCCGAAAAGGCCACTTTACTCTTGCCAAAGCCACCCCGGTGCGTGAAGTGCGTGAGAAACAGCGACTCGCCGGTGATGAGGCGCGTGCCGGCCGAGAATAGCTTGCCCATCAGGCCCTGGTCGGGCTCGGAGCCATCGCCCATCTTGGTTTCAAAGGCAATGGCTTCTTCCATGTACACCATGGCCCCGGCCTCGGCAATGACGGTTTCGTTGGGGTCGAGCTCAATTTCGAGCACCTGAATATCGGAGCCGAGGATGCGGTAGTCAACGTCGTGGGAAGTCATGGCAGCGGGAATGGTTGGGGTAGCCAAAGATATAGGTGAAGGGCTATTTGCAATGGGATGAATAGCGACGGGCGCAATATTTTTTTGCAAATGCGTTGAAAAGGCTTCTGTTAACTAGCTTTATAGTTAGCTCCTTTTTCTTCCGCCGATGACGTCCTTCCGACTCCCGTTATTGCTTGTATTCAGTGCCTTGCTGAGCGGCTGCGTCGGCTCACGCTTTGCGCTTGCGCCGCCCGCGTGGGCCTTTTGGCTGCCCAACCGCTTCGACCGGCATGGCCTCGAAACCGGCCGCTGGCGCACCTACTACGACGATGGCCGCCACCGGCCCCATACCGCCGGGCGCTACCGCCACGGCCAACCGGTCCGCACCTTTCAGTACTACGACCCAGCAGGCCAGCTTGACCGCACCGAAACCTACCGCAAGGAGGGCTACTGCGAGGTGAGCTACTGGCATCCGGGCGGGCAACTGGCCCGGCGCGGCCCGGCCCAGTGGGTAACCGGTAAGGGCCAGGTCCCGCGCTTCTACTGGTACGGCACCTGGACGAGCTACGCGCCCGATGGGCAGATTTCGGCCGTGCAGACCTATGCCGATGGCAACATCACCCGCGCCGAAACCTACGAGAACGGCCAGCTCACGCAGATTGAAACCTTCGACCGGAACAAGCGCACCCGCCTCGAAACCTATGCCGACGGCCAGCTCATCAAAGTAGAGTCCTTTGAAAAAGGCCTGCGCATCGGCACTACCAATACGCTGTGATTAATGGACTTACGCAGTTGAAACACTAACCATCTGAAAAACAGCAATATAACAAACATGCGTCTTGAATGCAAGTCGTTGATTTTCAGGTTACACAGCTTTTGAAGTGCGTAAGTCCTACATTAAAAACTATTCCTCTGATGGGAGTTCGCTGCGGGTGTCAGCGGTTTCCTTTTCGGGGTCGCCAACGGCTTTTTTGCGTTTGGCCTCGCGGCTGGTGCGCTTGATGAAGTCCTCATCCGACTCTTCGGGCTCGGCCTGGCCGTCTTCGATGGGGAAGTTTCCATCTTCGGGGTCATCATCGCCGGCCTTTTCGCCGAACTGGCCGGCGCGGTCCACCAGCTTTTTGTCGCGCACGTGGCGGCCCAGAAACTGATTTATCTGCTCGATGGAGTAGTTGGAGGTGATTTCGCCCAGTGGGTTCACCCCAATCTCAAAGCCTTCGAGCTCTTTGTGCACGCGGGCCTTTTTGGCGGGGTCGGTAGCAGCTTTTTTGGGTTTGACGGGTTTCTTGGCCATGATGGGAGGGAGCAGAAGCAGGGAGTACTCTAGGACTGTACGCGAAACTGCCCCGGTGGGTGGCAGCCCCGGCCGATAACAGGCAGGCCCGCCAGGTAAAATTGCTGCCCGAGTGGGAAGGCTAGGTCCTGGCGAAAGTACTTTTGAGAAGTTTTTGGCCGGTACTACCCAAAACCGCCTTTCCCACTGGTCAGCCCTCATGCTTCCTCTCCCCCTGCGCACTTTTTTTGCCGCTCGGCAGCGCTCCTTCTACGTACGGCTTTATTTTGGTCTGCTGCTGTTGGTGGGCCTGTTTTGCTACAAAGACTACGGGGTATCGTGGGATGAGCCCGTGGACCGTACCAACGGCATGGTGAGCGCCAAGTACGTGGGGGGGCTCGTGGCACCAGAATGGACGAGCAACCAGGCGGCGTTTACCGACACGCCCGACATTCACGGCTACCGGGAGAACGACCACGGCGTGCTCTTTGAAATGCCGTTGGCCTTTGTCGACCAGCTCATTGATATCCGCGACTCACGCACCTACTACCTGCTCCGGCACTTTGCCGTGTTCCTCGTATTTGTTGCCGGCACCTGGGCCTTGTACCACATTGGGCGCGTGCGCTTTAATAGCTGGCGGCTGGGCTTGCTGCTGAGCACGCTGCTGGTATTATCGCCCCGCTTCTTTGCCGAAGCCTTTTACAACGGCAAGGACATTGTATTTCTGGCATTTTTTACGTTGGGCGCCTACACGCTGGTGCGCCTGCTGCAACGGCCGTCGCTGGCCCGCGCGGCGGTGCACGGCGTGGCCACGGCGGCGGCCATCGACGTGCGTATTCTGGGTATTCTGCTCATTGCGCTCACCGTGGGCATGGTGGGCCTGGAAGTGCTGTTCGGGGACGATGCCAAGGCTCGGCGCTGGCAATTTGCCCGGGCGCTGCCGGTTTTTGGCGTGGTGGTGGTGGTGGCTGTTATCATCGGCTGGCCTTATTTGTGGGAGGCCCCGGTTGACAACTTCCTGACCTCGCTCGAAAACATGAAGCGTTTTCGCTGGGACGGGGAGGTAATCTACCTGGGCGAGCGGGTTTCGACGCTGGCCCTGCCGTGGCACTACGCGCCGGTCTGGATTGCCGTTACCACGCCCGTGGCCTACATCGTGGCCTTCCTGCTGGGCTCAGTGGCCACCGGCTACGCGTTGCTGCGGCACCCCATTGCCACGCTGCGCACTTTCGAGGGGCGGCTGGACGTGTTGTTCATCGGCTGGTTTGCGCTTCCCATTATCATGGTAATTGCGTTGCACTCGGTCATTTACGACGGCTGGCGGCATCTGTACTTTGTGTATCCGGCCCTGCTGCTGGTGGCCTTGCGCGGGGCCCGGGCACTGTGGCAGCAGGGGCAGCGGCTGCGCTGGCTGCGGCCGGTGGCGGTAGGAGCCGCCGGGCTGGCCGGGCTCGAAATGGTGTACACTGTTGGGCGCATGGTGCAGGCCCACCCCCAGGAGCAGGTGTACTTCTCCTTCCTGCCGGGCGAGGAAGTTGACCGGTTGTTTGAGCGCGATTATTGGGGGCTCTCGTACCGGCAAGGGCTGGAGTGGGTGGCGCAGCACGACCCCGCTGCTCAGCTCAACGTGATGGGCCAGAACGGTGGCCTTATCGAGAACAACCTCGCCATCATGAAGCCCGAGGTGCGGGCGCGTTTCCGGGTGTGGCAGCCGGGCCAGGAGCAGGAGGCCGGCAAGCAGCTCTACTTTCTGGGAGCATACCGCACCCATCCCGAGGCGTATCCGCCGAGCTTAGGGGGCGAGATATACACCCTGAAGCCCTACGGGGTCACGGCGCTGTCGGTGCTGCACCCGTGGTAAGCCGACGGCCCTACTCCTTCGGTATCATGCGCTCAAATTCCTGCTGCATTTCCTTGGGCTGCTGCTTCAGCATATAGGATTGGAAGTGCTGGGCCCCGTAAGCCAGGGCAAAGCACAGCAGTAGCGGCGGTAGCCAGCTACGGTTGCGGTACACCGGCTGCCCCACGTAGCGCGGCCAGAACCACAGCACGTAAGCCAGAATAGCGGGCAGGTTAAACAGCGGCCCGTACCACGGGCTCAGGCCGTAGCGGGGCAGGGCCCAGCTCAGGGCCAGCACCCCGGCCAGCAGATAGGTCACAATGAAGACCCCCAGCCCCAGTAAGGCCTGCTTGCGGCCCAGCCGCCACAGGTTGAGGCCCAGTAGCACGCCGCCTGCTATAAAGGTGAATGGAATGGAAAACAGCACGATGGTCACCGGCGAATACAGCGCGGGCGCAGTTTCATCGGGTTCAATGGCATCGGGGGTTTCAGCCGGCCGGGTCCGGTCTTGCGCAGCTTCGGCGGCGGCTTCGTCGAGGGGGCGCTGGGCGGCGGCTCCGGCTTCTAGGGCGGGGCGCAGGGCGGCTTCCTCGGGGGCGGGCTGGCCCCGGCGGCGCAGCTCATCGAGCGCGGCGAGCACGGCGGCCTCGCGGTACTGGACATGGCCGGTCACGTATTCGCGCAGGGCCACGTCGGTTTTGAGCAGCATCTTAGCGGCGTAATCTTCCATCTTTTCTAGTTAAGAGTTGTGAGTTAAAAGTTGTGAGTTGAAAACTGGAGTTGTTGGAGTTGTTTAGAAAGTCACAAAAGGTACTCAAACGGTCATTCAGAGCGCAGCATCTTGCTCGCCTCGTTGAACGGGCCTGAGGATGCGAGCAAGATGCTTCGCTGCGCGCTGCATGACCGTTCGGGGACTTTCTAAACAGCTTCGTTGAATGAAAACGGGGCTTGGCAGTCATCGGCAGCAAGGCGGTTTCAACTCACAACTCCTAACGCTTAACTGAAGAAGCGCGCCAGCGCCGCGCCCACCCGTTCCACATCCTCAAACGAATTATAGAGCGGGACGGGTGCCAGGCGGATGACATTCGGTTCGCGCCAGTCGGCGATGATGCCCTGGGCGGCCAGGAAATCGAATAGCTCGCGGCCCCGCTCGTGCACCAGCACCGAGAGCTGGCAGCCGCGCTGGGCCGGGTCGGCGGGCGTGATGATTTCGAGCTTATTGGCCGGCAGGCCCAGGCCGTGGATGAGGCTTTCGAGGCGGGCGGTGAGCTGCTCGCTTTTGCGGCGCAGCGCGGCCATGCCCCCGGCCCGGTCCACGATTTCGAGGCTGGCGCGGTGAATGGCCATTGGGAAAATCTGGGCGTTGGAGAGCTGCCAGCCGGCCGCGCCGGCCATGGGCCGGAAGCCTTTTTTCATCTGGAAGCGCACCGAGGCATCGTGACCCCACCAGCCGGCCAGCCGCACAAGGTCGGGCCGCTGGGCAAACCGCTCGTGCACAAACACGCCCGAGGTGCCGCCGGGGCCGGAGTTGAGGTACTTATAGGTGCACCAGCAGGCAAAATCCACATCCCAGTCGTGCAGGTGCAGTTCCAGGTTGCCGGCGGCATGGGCCAGGTCGAAGCCCACGTAGGCCCCCACGGCGTGGCCCGCCCGGGCAATGGCGGCCATGTCGAAGGCCTGCCCGGTGTAGTAGTTCACCCCGCCGATGAGGACGGTGGCCAGCGAGTCGCCCAGCTCCGCGATTTTGGCTTCAATGTCTGCTGTGCGCAGGGTGTGCTCGCCGGGGCGCGGTACCAGCTCCACAATGGCCTCGGCGGGGTCGAGGCCGTGCAGGCGGGCCTGGCTTTCGATGGCGTACTGGTCCGATGGAAATGCGCCGCCTTCCATCAAAATCTTGTAGCGCGAGCCCGTGGGGCGGTAAAACGACACCAGTAGCAAGTGCAGGTTTACGCTCAGGTTGTTCATCACGACTACCTCCAGGGGCAGGGCGCCCACCAGCCGGGCCGTGGCCTCGGTGAGGGTGTCGTGGAAGTGCATCCAGAACGAGGGGGCCTGAAAATGGCCTTCCACGCCCAGCCGCTCCCAAGTGGCAAACTCCTGCTCGACGGCGGCTCGGGCAGCTTTCGGCATCAGCCCCAGCGAGTTGCCGCAGAAGTAGGCGCAGGGCCGGCCATCGGGGCCGGGCGGCAGGTGAAACTCCTGGCGGAAAGCGGCTAGCGGGTCGGCAGCGTCGAGGTGGGCGGTGGAGGGGGCCAAAGGATTCATGACTGAGTGGTAATAAGCCGCCGAAACGGCAGGCGGGCAAAAAATAGCGTTGTTTGGCAGGGAGTTACCACGTCACGACTTTTGGCGGCCCGACTTCCGGCCGCTGCCATTTGAAAACGTAGCGAGGAGCTTTGTCCAGGCTGAGCTGCATATTGGTCGATACGATGAAGCAGCTCACTACCACGGTGGCATACAGGGCCACGCCGGCCAGGTGCTGACGCAGGTCGCTGCGCCGCCAGAAGGCCAGCGGCTGCGCCCCAAACGCAAAGCCCGCGTAAAGAATGAGGTGTATCGGCAATAGAAAGCGGCATTCCATGGCCACCGGCAGCGTAGCCAGGCACGGGCCGAGAAAGGCTGCCAACACCAGCGCAATGGGCACATAGCTGCGCCAGGGCCGACGGCGCACCCGACTGGCGAGCACACAGAAGCCCCCAAATAAAACCGTGTAATTCAACCAGGCAAGGCCCCAGGTAGAAGCATAAACCCGCTGAACGTACGGGGTGGTATACTGTAAATCCAGGCCATTGAACAAGTGAACCAACCATATGGAAGCCACCGTGAGCGGGGCCGATTGGGCAATTTGCCCGTACTGCGCATAGGTGGTTAGTCTGTTCAGGCCACTATCTGTCCACAGCTGATAACCTTCTCTGCTCCCAAAAACCATGGGCGGAATCGGGTAGTCGGCGGCTATGCTGGTTTCGTATTTCTGGTAGCGCAGCCCCCACTCCAGCTGATTAAGATACAAGCTGGGCTTCCCGGGCCGGTCGGTGAGCACAAATGGGCTGCGAACGCCAAAATGCTCTTGGTTGACGGCTACTTGGGGAGCCATTACCAGGGCCATGCCCGCTACCACGGCCAGCCCGCGGAACCAGACCAGCCATTGGGGCCGTGCTGCCCCGGGCTGGGGCCACAGGCTGAGCAGGAGCACTAGCGGCAGCGTGGCCGCATATACCGGCCGGAAATTAGCCGCCGCCGCCACGCACAGGCCCACCAGCAGCCCGCTCCCCACCGACCGGCTCCGCACGGCCATCCACAGGCCGCCGGCCAGTGCCAGCAAGGCCGGAAAATCGCTGAGCGGAAAATTGAAGTAGCCACGCCAGAACGCAAAGCCCAGGGCTCCAAGCATTAGGCGCCGGCCCAGGGGCACCGGTGGGCTGCCCATCGGCTGGAGCGCCCGCCACAGGCCGGGCATCACCACGCCAAAGAGCAGGCCCGCCGTAACTGCCCCCATGGCCCTGGTCAAATCGAGCGGGGTCAGGGCGACGTGCTGAAGCAGCCAAACCAACCCCGAGAGCAGCAGTGGAAAAAGGTAGCCCCGCAACACGCTGTCGAAAGCCAGAAAGCGGAAATCTCCGTTGGCCCGGTATTTCTCGGCTAGCTGCCAGTACTCTTTCGCATCGTAGATAATAGGTAGCGGTTCACTGCTAAGTAAATAAATGGAAAACAGGAGGGTCAGGACCAGCCAAGCCAGCCAGCCCGGATGGCGGCCGACCCAGGCAGTGATGCGGGAAGGGGAAGTGGTTGCAGCGGAATTGGGTAGCATTCTAAAAGGCATTATTCACATTAAGTCAAGCGTACTGGTCCGACGGGAGCGTGCCACCTTCCATCAGAATTTTGTAGCGCGCGCCGGCGGGGTGGTAAAACGACCGTAGCAGCAGCAGGTGTGGGTTCACGGTCAGGGTGTTCATCACCACCACTCCAGGGGTGTAAAGGTCGGAGCAAAGGCCGCGCCGATGCTAACAAAATATGGCCTACCACGACCCCGGCACGGGCTCCTGCCACTTGA
This region includes:
- a CDS encoding TIGR00266 family protein: MTSHDVDYRILGSDIQVLEIELDPNETVIAEAGAMVYMEEAIAFETKMGDGSEPDQGLMGKLFSAGTRLITGESLFLTHFTHRGGFGKSKVAFSAPYPGTIIAVDLREMPAGLIVQKDGFLAAARGTKISLHFNQKLGAGLFGGEGFILQKLTGDGKAFVHAGGTIIEKRLNNELLRVDTGCVVAFEPGIDFSVARAGGLKSMIFGGEGLLLATLRGSGRVWLQSMPVKKLIRALAPGGGNSQKESGGVLGGLFNGMMDE
- a CDS encoding toxin-antitoxin system YwqK family antitoxin; translated protein: MTSFRLPLLLVFSALLSGCVGSRFALAPPAWAFWLPNRFDRHGLETGRWRTYYDDGRHRPHTAGRYRHGQPVRTFQYYDPAGQLDRTETYRKEGYCEVSYWHPGGQLARRGPAQWVTGKGQVPRFYWYGTWTSYAPDGQISAVQTYADGNITRAETYENGQLTQIETFDRNKRTRLETYADGQLIKVESFEKGLRIGTTNTL
- a CDS encoding glycosyltransferase family 39 protein, with protein sequence MLPLPLRTFFAARQRSFYVRLYFGLLLLVGLFCYKDYGVSWDEPVDRTNGMVSAKYVGGLVAPEWTSNQAAFTDTPDIHGYRENDHGVLFEMPLAFVDQLIDIRDSRTYYLLRHFAVFLVFVAGTWALYHIGRVRFNSWRLGLLLSTLLVLSPRFFAEAFYNGKDIVFLAFFTLGAYTLVRLLQRPSLARAAVHGVATAAAIDVRILGILLIALTVGMVGLEVLFGDDAKARRWQFARALPVFGVVVVVAVIIGWPYLWEAPVDNFLTSLENMKRFRWDGEVIYLGERVSTLALPWHYAPVWIAVTTPVAYIVAFLLGSVATGYALLRHPIATLRTFEGRLDVLFIGWFALPIIMVIALHSVIYDGWRHLYFVYPALLLVALRGARALWQQGQRLRWLRPVAVGAAGLAGLEMVYTVGRMVQAHPQEQVYFSFLPGEEVDRLFERDYWGLSYRQGLEWVAQHDPAAQLNVMGQNGGLIENNLAIMKPEVRARFRVWQPGQEQEAGKQLYFLGAYRTHPEAYPPSLGGEIYTLKPYGVTALSVLHPW
- the kynU gene encoding kynureninase, with the translated sequence MNPLAPSTAHLDAADPLAAFRQEFHLPPGPDGRPCAYFCGNSLGLMPKAARAAVEQEFATWERLGVEGHFQAPSFWMHFHDTLTEATARLVGALPLEVVVMNNLSVNLHLLLVSFYRPTGSRYKILMEGGAFPSDQYAIESQARLHGLDPAEAIVELVPRPGEHTLRTADIEAKIAELGDSLATVLIGGVNYYTGQAFDMAAIARAGHAVGAYVGFDLAHAAGNLELHLHDWDVDFACWCTYKYLNSGPGGTSGVFVHERFAQRPDLVRLAGWWGHDASVRFQMKKGFRPMAGAAGWQLSNAQIFPMAIHRASLEIVDRAGGMAALRRKSEQLTARLESLIHGLGLPANKLEIITPADPAQRGCQLSVLVHERGRELFDFLAAQGIIADWREPNVIRLAPVPLYNSFEDVERVGAALARFFS